The genome window CGCCGCCCCCACCGGGCGGGCGGCGAAGCGGCTCGCCGAGCTCACCGGGCACGAGGCCACCACCGTGCACCGCCTGCTCCAGCTCAGGCCCGGCGGGGACGCCTCCTTCGACCGGGACAACCCGCTCGACGCCGACCTCGTCGTGGTCGACGAGGCCTCCATGCTCGACCTGCTGCTCGCCAACAAGCTCGCCAAGGCCGTGCCGAAGGGGGCCCACCTGCTGTTCGTCGGCGACGTGGACCAGCTCCCCTCGGTCGGCGCGGGCGAGGTGCTGCGGGACCTGCTCGCCGCCCCGGAGATCCCCCGGGTACGGCTGACGCGGATCTTCCGCCAGGCCCAGGAGTCCGGGGTGGTGGTCAACGCGCACCGGGTGAACTCCGGCAAGCCGCCCCTGGTGCGGGAGTTCCCGGACTTCTTCCTGTTCCCGGCCGAGGACCCCGAGGAGATCGCCAGGCTCACCGTCGACGTTGTGGCCCGGCGCATCCCGGCCAGGTTCGGGCTCGACCCGCGGCGGGACGTGCAGGTGCTCGTCCCGATGCACCGGGGCGTCGCCGGGGCCGCCGCGCTCAACGTCGCCCTGCAGGAGGCGCTCACCCCGTACCGGGAGGGCGTCCCCGAGCGCCGGTACGGCGGGCGGGTGTTCCGCGTGGGCGACAAGGTCACCCAGCTCCGCAACAACTACGACAAGGGCGCGGCCGGGGTGTTCAACGGCACGGTCGGCGTGGTCACCGACATCTCCCTGGAGGAGAGCACGCTCACCGTCCGCACCGACGAGGACGAGAGCGTGGACTACTCCTTCGACGAGCTGGACGAGCTGGCCCACGCGTACGCGGTGAGCATCCACCGCTCACAGGGGAGCGAGTATCCGGCGGTGGTGATCCCGCTGGCGACCAGCGCGTGGATGATGCTGCAGCGCAACCTGCTCTACACCGCGATCACCCGGGCGAAGCGGCTCGTGGTCATCGTGGGGTCGAGACGGGCGATCTGGCAGGCGGTGCGGACCAAGGGGGCGGGCCGCCGCTACACCGGGCTCACCCACCGGTTGCGCGCCCGATGACGGGCGGCGTACGGTGGCACCTCGCCGATGTCGCGGGGCAGCACCGGGCGCGGCGCGCAGCGCCGGGTGCCGTGGCCGTTGATGCCGGGGCCTTCGCGGTGCCGCCGTCGTGGGGCCGGGCCGATTCGAGAGGAGCGTCACCGCCCCGGCCGGCCCGGGCGGGCGCCCGGCGGCGCGGTGTCGCCGGACCGTCGCCCGGATCGGCACCTGCGCCGGCACCATGCTTGCCACCGTCGGGACGGCGTCCACCGGGGTGGTGGCCACCCCGGGTGGTATTCGCGTGATCGTTCCGGATTCCGCCCGGCCGTCTCCCGGAACCCTGCCGGGCGGGGCCGTACCGCCCGGCGTGACCTGGTCACTCGATCGTCATTCAGCCTCTGTACAGTGATCTTCTACCGTATGGCGATACAACTGTGACCAGGTCAAGGGATGAATGCCCGCAATAATCGGCATTCCCCAATAGAGTTTTGATTAGCGCTTTGCGCGCCCATGAGGAGAGAGCGGTGAACCCTGTCACTCGTTTGAGGCTGCCGATCGCGGGGGTGGCCGTGGCCATGGTCACGGCGCTGTCGGCATGCTCCAACGGGTCGAGCGGAGAGGCGCGGAACGCCGGCGGTGAACCCCCCAAGCCGACGCCACTGATCAAGATCAGCCCGGCCAAGGGGACCGAGGTCCGCCCGGACCGCAAGGTCGTCGTCACCGCGGCGAACGGCTCGCTCGAGCAGGTCACCGTGCAGAGCGGGGGCAAGATCGTCAAGGGTGCCTTCAACCGGGCCCGTACGACCTGGGTCTCCAAGGAGCCGCTCAAGCCGGGCAGCACGTACACGGTCTCGGCCACGGCCCGCGGTGAGGGCGGCCCCGCCACGGTCACCAGCCAGTTCAACACGCTCAAGCCCAAGTACGAGCTCTACGTGGCCGATGTGACCCCGAACATCAAGGGCGAGGTCGTCGGGGTCGGCATGCCGATCATGGTCACGTTCAACCGGCCCGTGGTCGACAAGGCCGCGGTCGAACGCGCCCTCAAGGTCACCGCGGAGAAGCCCGTCCGGGGCGCCTGGCGGTGGATCAACGACCGGCTCGTCATCTACCGGCCGGAGAAGTTCTGGCCCGCCCACCAGAAGGTGAAGTTCACCGCGAACCTCGTCGGCGTCCGCGGCGGGCCGGGCATGTACGGGGTCAAGAACACCACCACGACCATCAACATCGGGGCCGCGTGGATCAGCACGGTCAACGTCAAGACCCACACCATGGTCGTCAAGCGGGACGGCAAGGTGATGCGGGTCATGAAGATCAGCGCGGGTAAGGCGACCACCCGCGAGTACACGACCACCAGCGGGATCCACCTGACCATGGAACGCGGCAACCCGGTCACCATGATCTCCCCGAACCGGAAGCCCGGCGATCCCGACTACTACAAGATGGAGGTCAACCACGCCGTCCGCATCTCCAACAGCGGCGAGTACGTCCACGCCGCGCCGTGGTCGGTGTGGGCGCAGGGGCGGGCCAACGTGAGCCACGGCTGCATCAACGCCCACCCCGACGACGCCAAGTGGTTCTACGACAACTTCCACCGGGGCGACGTGGTGAAGATCGTGGGCACGGACCGGCAGCTGGAGTGGAACAACGGCTGGGGCTTCTGGCAGCTGTCGTTCAACGAGTGGCGGAAGGGCAGCGCCCTGTACCGCGCTGCCGCGTCCCGCGCCTGACCACCGGGCCCGCCGGCTGAGGCCGAGCCGGAGATCGCGCCCGATCGGAGGACCGCTCGCGGCCACGGCGCCGCGGTTGACGGCCCTTCCGCCCACGCGCCCCTCGCTCCGCGGGCCGGGCCATGTCCCGGGGCGAGGTCGTCCTGTCTCGCCGTAGCGGGCGGGGGCGCGGGGCCGCGATGCGCGCCGGGGGAGCGGACGGTCCGGTGACGGCCCGCGTCAGCCCTGCGTGTCGCGGAGCACCCCACCGATGATCGAGTCCACCATCGCGCGGACGGCCTCCGCCTCCGGCGGGGTCCCGGTCCGGTCGGCGAACATCAGGTGCGCGGTCCCGATCAGCATCGGGGCGAGCGCCTCGACGTCGGCCTCGGGGGCGATGCGGCCCAGGTCGCGCTCTGCGGCGAGGTAGGAGGCGATCATGGTGCACGCCTCCGTCAGCACGGGGACGCCGGCCGGCCATGCCGTGCGCAGGCGGGCCCGCAGCTCATCCCGGTAGGTGACGAGCGGGACGATCGCCACGGCGACGGAGCGGAACAGCGCCGTCAGCGCGTCGGTGAGGTTGCCCGCCACGGTGCCGGTCCCGGCGGCGTGCCGCAGGGCCGCGGCCTGCTCGTCCATGCGCTGCGCGCGGTCGAGCACGAACTCCGCCAGGAAGGCGTCGAAGTCGGGGAAGTGCCGGTGCAGGACGCCCTTGGCACAGCCCGCCTCGGTGGTGACCGCGCGGCTGGTCAGCCCGCTCGGCCCGTCCCTGAGCAGCACGCGCTCTGCCGCGTCGAACAACAGCTTCCGCACCTCGCGGAGCGCCACCCCGGTCGGCACCCTGCGTGTCCTCCCTTTCTCCTCTGGGCGAAACCGCGGCTGGGAGTGGGCGAGCGCCCACTAGAGTGGGCGCATGCCCACTTCCCCGCGCGAGCCATCGTTTCCCTCCTCTAACGATCCTCACACGGCCCGGCAGGTGGCGGAGTCGTTCGGGGTGGACCCCGAGCGCTACGACCGGGCCCGCCCCCGCTACCCCGACGCCCTGGTGGAGCGGATCGTCGCCGCCAGCCCCGGCCCCGACGTCCTGGACGTCGGCTGCGGCACCGGCATCGCGGCCCGGCAGTTCCGGGCGGCCGGCTGCACGGTGCTGGGCGTCGACCCCGACGCGCGGATGGCCGGCCACGCCCGGCGCACGGGGATCGAGGTCGAGGTGGCGACGTTCGAGTCCTGGGACCCCGCCGGCCGGACCTTCGACGCGGTCATCGCGGCCCAGGCCTGGCACTGGGTCGACCCGGTCGCCGGAGCGGCCAAGGCCGCCCGCGTGCTGCGCCCCGGCGGCCTGCTCGCGATCTTCGCGCACGTCTTCGACCTGCCGCCCGCCGTCGGGGAGGCCTTCACGTCGGCCTACCGGCGGGTGGTGCCCGACGCGCCGGTCACCCTTCCCCCGCCGGGCCAGGCCATGGACATCGCGGCCCGGCTGTTCGACCGGTTCGCCGAGGGGATCCGCCGCGCCGGCGCGTTCGGTGAGCCCCAGCGGTGGCGGTTCGACCGGGAGCAGACCCACACCCGCGACGAGTTGCTGGACCTCCTGCCCACCACCGGCCTGCTCACCCGGCTCCCGGCGGACCGCCTGGCGCAGGTGCTCGCCGAGGTCGGGGCCGCCATCGACACGCTGGGCGGCGCCGTGACGATGCCGTACCGCACCGTGGCGCTCGTCGCGAAGCGGACCGGCGACTCCTGAGCCCTGCCGCCACGGGACGGCCTGCGACCGGCCTACACCAGGGCGAGCTGCCGGGCCGGGGAGCGGCGGCGCCGCCAGCGGCGCGCCGACCGGCCGATGCCGTACATCTCGGCGAGCGCCCGCACGTGCGCGGCCACCCGCTCCCGGTAGGCGGCGTCGGCGAGCGGCCCGTGCGCGTACAGCGCGCGGTAACGGGGCAGCAGGCCGGGGTGCTCCCGCTCCAGCCAGCCCAGGTACCACTCGCGGACCGGCGTGGGCAGGCGCAGCACCACCGGGATGACACTGACCGCGCCCGCCTCCGCTGCCCGGCGGACGGTGGCCTGCAGGTGGTCGGTCGAGTCGGTGATGAGCGGCAGGATCGGCGTCATCACCACGCCGCAGGGGATCCCCGCCTCGTTGAGCGCGGCGCACACCTCCAGCCGCCGCTGCGGCGTGACCGCCCCGGGCTCGACCACCCGGCGGATGCGATCGTCCACGAACCCCACCGACACCAAGACCTCGACCCGGGTCACCTGGGCCGCCTCGCGCAGCAGGTCGAGATCACGCAGCACCAGCGGGCTCTTCGTCAGCACCGTGAACGGGTTCCCGGCGTCGGCGAACGCCCGGATGACCCGCGGCATCAGCCGGTAGGCCTCCTCCACCGGCTGGTAGCAGTCACCGGTGATCCCCACCGCCACCGCCTCCCCCTGCCACCGCGGCGCGGCGAGCTCCCGCCGCAGCCGGTCGGCGACGTCGGTCTTCACCACCACGTGGGTGGCGAACTCCCGCATCGGGTCGAGCCCGAGGTGGCGGTGGCCGGGCCGGGCCGCGCAGTGGGCGCAGCCGATCGCGCACCCGCGGTACGGGCTCACCCCCCAGCGATAGGGGAGACCCTCCGCCTCCGGCACCCGGTCGATCGCGGTACGGGCCCGCACCTCGAGGCACGTGACGCCATCGACCGGGACCGCACGCCGCCCGGCCAAGGGCCGGGGCACATGCCGTTCCGCTCCGCACCCGGGGGCGCCGGCACCGGCGGGAGCGTCCGGGCCGAGAAGCGACGGCTGCACCGGCGCGCGCTCGGCGGGCAGCCTCACCCCGGCGGCCTTGGGGGAGCCGGAAGAGGCTTCGCTGCGCATAGAGATCAGTAGAACACGCATTCGACCGCTGCGCCAAGGGAACGCCGAACCGTCCCGCCGGCGCGACAAGGGTGGCCCCGTGGCGGCACGCCACCGGGTAAATTAGGACACCCGTCCCACTTTCCGGAAGGTCGTCGATGCTCGCTTGGCTGTTGCTCGCCGGTGCGATCGCCTCGGAGGTGGTCGCCACCTCCGCGCTGAAGCTGAGCAACGGGTTCAGCCGCCCGGGGTGGACCCTGGTCGTGGTCGCCGGGTACGTCGCCGCCTTCGCCATGCTCGGCTGGGCGCTGAAGCTGAAGATGCCCGTGGGGGTCGCCTACGCGGTCTGGTCGGGGGTCGGCACGGCCGCGATCGCCGCGATCGGCACCCTCTTCTTAGGGGAGACGATGAACCTCCTCAAGGCCCTGGGCATCACCCTGATCATCGGTGGTGTGGTGATCCTGAACGTCGCCGGAACGCACTGACCGGCCGATCGTTGATCCTGGTCGGAGAGGGCGCCTGCGGCGGCTCACGGACCCACCGCGGCCCACGGGACGCCCATGGAACCGAGCGCAGCGGAGGACGACGCGACCGTGCCCGAACAGGATCATCGGCCCGCCGAGCGGCCGCCGACCGGCCACCGGAGAACCGAACCGCGCCGGCGGCAGGAGCGGGCGATCCTCCGCCGCGAACGCCTGCTCGAGGCCGCCGTCGAGCTGCTCGAGGAGGGCGGCTTCACCGCGGTGACGCACCGGGCGGTCGCCAGGCGGGCCGGGGTGCCGCTCGCCGCCACCTCGTACTACTTCACCTGCCGCGCCGCGCTGCTCGCCGAGGCGTTCACCCTGCTGGTCGAACGGGAGCTGGCCGCGATCCGCGCCCACCTGGAGGCGGTCCCCGCCGACCCGCCGGACGCGCTCGCCGAAGCGCTCGTGCAGATCCTCAACCACGACCGGCAGCGGCGGCTCGGCCTGTGGGAGCTGTACCTGCAGGCCGGCCGCGACCCGGACCTGCAGCGGATCGCCCGGGCGTGGACCGACGGCTGCGATGAGATCGTCTCCTGGGTGCTCCACCGCAGCGGCCACCACGCCCGGCCGTCCCAGGTGCGTTTCGTCACCACCGTCCTGTCCGGGCTCTGGGTGGAGGGCATCGTCGAGGACCGGCTGGACGCCCGGCGGCGGATCCGCGAGGTGCTCACCCACACGCTCGCCGCCCTCCGGGCGCCCTGACACCGGGCCCCGCCGCGTCACACCAGCAACCGCTTCTCCAGCCGCCGGGCGGCGATCCAGATCCCGGCGGCCGTCAGGGCGACCAGGTAGGCGACATGCCCGATCAGCGCCACCCCGCCACCGCCCAGGCACAGCCCGCGCAGCAGCTCGACCCCATGCCACAACGGGGCGATCTGGATCACGATCTGCACCCCGGACGGGTAGTCCTCGATCGGGGCGAACGTCCCGGAGAACAGGAACAGGGCGAACTGGCCGACGGCGATCAGGTCGAAGTCCTGCCAGCCGCGCAGGAACGCGCTCACCGCCATGCCGAGCGCCCCGAACGCGACCCCGACCAGCACGGCCGCGGGGAACGCGGCGAGCGCCCGGCCCGGGGTGGCCATCCCCATCACCACCATCACGGCGAGGAAGACCGCCGAGTAGAACGCGCCGCGCACGGTCGCCCAGGCGAGCTCCCCGAGCGCGATCTCGATGGGCCGGGTCGGGGTGGCGAGCACCGCGTCGAACGTCTTGGCGTACTTCAGCTTGTGGAAGAAGTTGAACGTCGTCTCCGACAGGGCGCCCGACATCGCCGACGAGGCGAGCATCGCCGGGCCGACGAACCAGGCGTACGGCATGGCCCGGCCGTCCACGGTGATCTCCCCGATGAGCGCGCCCACCCCGACGCCGATCGACAGCAGGTACAGCAAGGGCTCGACGACGCCCGAGAGCAGCACCAGCCAGTAGGCCGCGCCGGAGCGCAGCACGGTCGTGTTGCGGTTCATCACCGCGGTCACCCGGCCGATGGAGACCGGGCGCGCGGACACCATGGATCGGGTCACGAAGGTGGTCAGCATCAGCGCTCCAGCCTCCGGCGATACGCCCGCACCGACAGGACGGTCCCGACGGCGGCGAACACCACGAGGACGCCCACATGCACCGCCAGCGGCCATGGGGTGTCCCGGCCCAGCGTGGCCGCCCGGCACATCTCGACCGCGTGCCACAGCGGAGACGCGTACGCGAACGGCCGCAGCACCTCGGGAAGCTGCGTCACCGGGAAGAACACCCCGGCCAGCAGCGTCGCGGGGATCTGCACGAAGCGGAACACCACCGTGAAGTAGTTGTCGTTCTCGATGCTCGCGGAGAACGCGGTCACCGGCGCGGCCGTCGCCACGGCGAGCAGCGCGCTCACCAGCGGGGTGGCCAGCGCCCACGGCGAGCGGAGCCCGCCGAAGAACGCCACGACCAGCAGGAAGACCACGGTCGCCACCTCCGCCCGGAACACCATGTAGAGCAGGTGCCCGTAGACCATGTGGGAGGGGCCGACCGGCGCGGCCCGCATCGCGTGGTAGGCCCGGACCCACTTGAAGTCGCCGAAGACCGGGTAGGTCGACTCGCCGAGCGCCAGGGAGAAGACCGTGGACGCGAGCACGCCGGGCACGATCCACGCCAGGTAGTCGACGCCCTCGATCGAGCCGACGTAGCCGCCGACGCCGACGCCGATGCTGAGCAGGAACAGCAGCGGGAGCACGAACGACGAGAAGACCGACGCCTGCCACAGCCGCCGGTACAGCACGAGGTGCCGTTCGAACACGGCGAGCGTGGGGGACACGGTTCCGGATGCCATGGTCAGTCCACCAACGTCCGGCCGGTCAGGCGGAGGAACACGTCTTCGAGCGTGGCGCGCCGGATCAGCACCCCCGACG of Thermobispora bispora DSM 43833 contains these proteins:
- a CDS encoding L,D-transpeptidase, whose amino-acid sequence is MNPVTRLRLPIAGVAVAMVTALSACSNGSSGEARNAGGEPPKPTPLIKISPAKGTEVRPDRKVVVTAANGSLEQVTVQSGGKIVKGAFNRARTTWVSKEPLKPGSTYTVSATARGEGGPATVTSQFNTLKPKYELYVADVTPNIKGEVVGVGMPIMVTFNRPVVDKAAVERALKVTAEKPVRGAWRWINDRLVIYRPEKFWPAHQKVKFTANLVGVRGGPGMYGVKNTTTTINIGAAWISTVNVKTHTMVVKRDGKVMRVMKISAGKATTREYTTTSGIHLTMERGNPVTMISPNRKPGDPDYYKMEVNHAVRISNSGEYVHAAPWSVWAQGRANVSHGCINAHPDDAKWFYDNFHRGDVVKIVGTDRQLEWNNGWGFWQLSFNEWRKGSALYRAAASRA
- a CDS encoding TetR/AcrR family transcriptional regulator, encoding MPTGVALREVRKLLFDAAERVLLRDGPSGLTSRAVTTEAGCAKGVLHRHFPDFDAFLAEFVLDRAQRMDEQAAALRHAAGTGTVAGNLTDALTALFRSVAVAIVPLVTYRDELRARLRTAWPAGVPVLTEACTMIASYLAAERDLGRIAPEADVEALAPMLIGTAHLMFADRTGTPPEAEAVRAMVDSIIGGVLRDTQG
- a CDS encoding class I SAM-dependent methyltransferase; amino-acid sequence: MPTSPREPSFPSSNDPHTARQVAESFGVDPERYDRARPRYPDALVERIVAASPGPDVLDVGCGTGIAARQFRAAGCTVLGVDPDARMAGHARRTGIEVEVATFESWDPAGRTFDAVIAAQAWHWVDPVAGAAKAARVLRPGGLLAIFAHVFDLPPAVGEAFTSAYRRVVPDAPVTLPPPGQAMDIAARLFDRFAEGIRRAGAFGEPQRWRFDREQTHTRDELLDLLPTTGLLTRLPADRLAQVLAEVGAAIDTLGGAVTMPYRTVALVAKRTGDS
- a CDS encoding radical SAM protein, which encodes MRSEASSGSPKAAGVRLPAERAPVQPSLLGPDAPAGAGAPGCGAERHVPRPLAGRRAVPVDGVTCLEVRARTAIDRVPEAEGLPYRWGVSPYRGCAIGCAHCAARPGHRHLGLDPMREFATHVVVKTDVADRLRRELAAPRWQGEAVAVGITGDCYQPVEEAYRLMPRVIRAFADAGNPFTVLTKSPLVLRDLDLLREAAQVTRVEVLVSVGFVDDRIRRVVEPGAVTPQRRLEVCAALNEAGIPCGVVMTPILPLITDSTDHLQATVRRAAEAGAVSVIPVVLRLPTPVREWYLGWLEREHPGLLPRYRALYAHGPLADAAYRERVAAHVRALAEMYGIGRSARRWRRRRSPARQLALV
- a CDS encoding DMT family transporter, yielding MLAWLLLAGAIASEVVATSALKLSNGFSRPGWTLVVVAGYVAAFAMLGWALKLKMPVGVAYAVWSGVGTAAIAAIGTLFLGETMNLLKALGITLIIGGVVILNVAGTH
- a CDS encoding TetR/AcrR family transcriptional regulator; the protein is MEPSAAEDDATVPEQDHRPAERPPTGHRRTEPRRRQERAILRRERLLEAAVELLEEGGFTAVTHRAVARRAGVPLAATSYYFTCRAALLAEAFTLLVERELAAIRAHLEAVPADPPDALAEALVQILNHDRQRRLGLWELYLQAGRDPDLQRIARAWTDGCDEIVSWVLHRSGHHARPSQVRFVTTVLSGLWVEGIVEDRLDARRRIREVLTHTLAALRAP
- a CDS encoding ABC transporter permease, coding for MLTTFVTRSMVSARPVSIGRVTAVMNRNTTVLRSGAAYWLVLLSGVVEPLLYLLSIGVGVGALIGEITVDGRAMPYAWFVGPAMLASSAMSGALSETTFNFFHKLKYAKTFDAVLATPTRPIEIALGELAWATVRGAFYSAVFLAVMVVMGMATPGRALAAFPAAVLVGVAFGALGMAVSAFLRGWQDFDLIAVGQFALFLFSGTFAPIEDYPSGVQIVIQIAPLWHGVELLRGLCLGGGGVALIGHVAYLVALTAAGIWIAARRLEKRLLV
- a CDS encoding ABC transporter permease, coding for MASGTVSPTLAVFERHLVLYRRLWQASVFSSFVLPLLFLLSIGVGVGGYVGSIEGVDYLAWIVPGVLASTVFSLALGESTYPVFGDFKWVRAYHAMRAAPVGPSHMVYGHLLYMVFRAEVATVVFLLVVAFFGGLRSPWALATPLVSALLAVATAAPVTAFSASIENDNYFTVVFRFVQIPATLLAGVFFPVTQLPEVLRPFAYASPLWHAVEMCRAATLGRDTPWPLAVHVGVLVVFAAVGTVLSVRAYRRRLER